Below is a window of Poecilia reticulata strain Guanapo linkage group LG8, Guppy_female_1.0+MT, whole genome shotgun sequence DNA.
AACGAAGCTTTTTCAGCCTGGTTTTTTGGTGGGAACTCAACAGTATTGGGGCCCCAtggtgctttaaaaaaaaaaaggccattcaGTCAGTGGGTTTAAGTACAACGACATTGAAGTCTTTTGGCACTTGAACAGTACATGAACATGTCTTTCAGTTTCTGACAAAATGACACAACCATGTACATGCATGAAAGACGAGCAGTAGCAAAGGCAGTCTCTTGAGAGGACAGTCCGAGATGTGCGGACTGTGATCAGAGAGAGTGTTCAGTGTCCGYATCGCTGCATGCCGAGCAGGTAGGCCCCGCTCGGGATCTCACGCTCAACGCAATCCTCCACCCACCAACCGCTACTGTCCACACCAACgccagaagcagcagcagcagcacccaGGACGGACAGGAGTAGGAAAAGGAGGGACCCGGGGAGGAAGAGAGGACAGAAAGGAGGGATGAAATTGGCCTCTTCCATTCGGAGAAGGGGTGTGAGTGGAGGCAGAGGTGCAGACAAGTGGACAGGAGGGGGASgggaagaggaaggaaaagattgggggggaggaggaggaggcccCTGTGCTATCCGGagctgtctgtgtctgtctgtatgTCTGTTCTCACACAGTCGAAATCAATTTGCCATCAGGGCTGTCACTGTGGAACAAAGAGAGAAGGAAGCTTGCCAGGTCGGACACACTCAGAGAGAAATGGAGAGAGACAAGACAGGCACAAGGAGGCATGGTGGCGTTCAGAGGTAATGTAGATGGGGGGAAGGCTCAGGAAATCTGCTGTTGACCCCACCTACAAAACTCCGAGCACACCTGCCAAAATCATGAAAGACTGGAGCTTCAATTCCATCATCAACACCTctaaacagaaatcaaaatctATTCCCCAAATCAAAGTTTTACCGTTTATGTTTGCTTCTATGACACAAAACGGTGACACAAGAAAGGAGCTGCTGTTGATGAGGAAATTACAGAGCGACCTCCACAGCTGGAGGGATGTCATATTCATCTGTGAGGGTAGATACACCCTGGAAGATGGTAATACCGGTACAGAATAAATCAACACACACTTAGAGCAGACAGGATTGTGGAAAGCAGCTAAACGTTTGGTGCCAAAAGGCTCCAGGCAGGAATGGCCGAGATGATGTCAGCATGACGTATACTGTCACAACACGTACGTCATAAACACCTGTACAGATACACATCCATCTCAGGACACTGTTCTCTCTCTTTAGCGCACACCACCTGACACACATTTAAGAAGGATGTGCTGGCTGATTAGACAGGAACAAGCACTCTAGATTCTAACTCTAACTCTAGATTCTAACCCTAAAACAAACCTAGTGTATCAAGAACTTGATATGAATAAAATTCTAATTGACTTGCCCAACAGCTATTGGACCATAAACTGGTAAACTGATCCTGCCTGAATGTATTCAGCAAAgtagattttgcttttttgtaacacttggaaaaagacaaaaatctaaaaaggaaaaaacaaaaaaacaaaaaaactatgtaTCCAATTTCAAAGGGtgttttatattcagttttGATCTCCTGAAGAAATACCAGTCgcttgttgttgctgctgatgGAAGATTTtctactaaataaaaaaaaaaaacagttgtccACCCCAATTTTCATATTATGATATAGAAcgtattttaagtaaaaatactgaTTTTATGACACATAGTCATCTtgaaagtaaaatacaaaaaatggcCTTGAACCAGATAAGTGTCACAGTTCCTCCAACACACATGTTAACGAAAAACACTAARGTTTCCTGCCAAAAAAAGACAGACTTACAAACCTTTATTACTACAAAATCTAAATAGTGGTGCTGAAAATACCGACgttccttttttgtttattgcagGGAAAACATCGTCCAGCTATTTTTGTAGGCTCTATTGTCTGTTTCATAGCTACTCACAATGGGCAATCACATGACAATGGTGCAAATCAACTGCACAAATGAAACCCTAATAAATTCTAAGATGtgtataatttgttttatgataCAGTAATAATATTTTGCTGATTCACTTTATTCCKGCTTGGAAATTAGTAAAAGTGACATTTAACTGGAACCATATGATTCATGTGAAGTAGTCGCTCCTTCCAATAAGAATCTATTTACCATAACTCAAAATCACTCATgtatttattagtaaaaaaaaaagcaaaaaaaaaaaagcactgacTATAAATTCACGGGAATGCAAAATGGGTTACATACCTTGTGGCAAAGCGGCTGTCATAATCCTCAATGGCAGGCTGGAAatgaaaagtaattattttttattctggttgttttaaaacacagacactAGGTGGCAGCAAAAAACTATGCAGAAGTCTAACWTTTCACATACTGCAGGATTACTCATAACCAATTATGCAACAAAGCCTTAACTCAGATGCAAATTAAGCACACAAGTGCAACAATCGTACAGTCTGCACATGTCATGGATGATACGTTTAGTAATACCTGTGGAGCGAACCCTGCCATGCTGTAGGGCCGTGGGCGGGTCTGTGCTAAGCTCTGTGCCAACAGTCGGGCAGTTAGGCCGTAGTCAGGTGTGGGCAGTGATGCGTCGCTCTCCAGCAAGTTCCCAGTGCTGCTGCTTTTACCATGATGGAGACTGGAACTGCAAAAAGACATCAGCCTTAAGACTGGAACTCGTTTGAGCTTTTAGAACCGTTCACGAAAGAAGTGGGACGTACTTCACTTTGAGCTTGTCGCCATCGCTTTCAGGGAGCACACGTGTGTAGGAGAATGGGAACCAGCCACGCCTGGTaaatacaaaatcatttcaaatataTGACGCACATTAATAAGTAGATAAATccttcaaaatatatttctccaatccataaattataaaaaaagatgtatgTATGTGTTGAGAGGAAATGGACCAGACATACATCTTGTTCTTCTCATTTTCTCCATAGTGCCAGCCATCACGAGCCTCAGGCACTAGCAGGGTAATGACATCTCCCTCGGAGAAGCTTAGCAGGGTACTGTTGTCGCCTGCGGCATGGGAGAAGATGGCCTGGACRCGCGAGCGCCCATTCTTTTCCAGTCCGGCTGCCATGGAACTGGACCTGGGCAGAGTCCGTGTCTCTCCTGAGGAaagttgaattttaaataaagcaggATTGGTGAGTAGACAGCTACCACATGCTACGTGACAATCTACTAATGCATttcaataatgaaaaaaaagaaaaaaagaaaaatttgtttatcaaatatttttgtgacgGTTTTGCTTCAATTGCCACAGATCGATGACGGTATGATACAATCCAAGGTGTGTCCATGGCAGCTTACCCACTGGGTTTTTATTCTTGGCAGGAGCAGGCCTACGCACAGGGAGGGTGTTGGAGTAGACGTCGCTGACCTGTCTCTGGGGCTGGACCTGGGACTGGCTCTGTGCCTGAGTCTGAGGGGATGCTGGCCTAACTTGAGACACAGACATTGCACCCCCATCTGTCCAGTATTCCTCGCCGTGGACTCCTGTCGTCCCATTGACCATCGACATGCCATCCGGGCCCATCAGCCTCTGGAGCAAGtgggggaaaataaaatcagaagaatTCTGAcaatatttcaattttaaatcaCAGTAATCACAGATTCATCGCAccgataaaaacagaaagaacaaCTCAAGGTGCTAACGTGGCTCTAAGCTAAAGCCGGTGCTGTTCAGACAGATAAATGAAATATCAACCATTCATTTTCTCACCGCTGGGTGTCCGAGGCCGCTCCCCATAAAAACAGCCAGCTCCGGGGGAACAGGAAGAGGCTGAGCCCCCGGTATGGGGTCTGAGATGACCAGATTGGATTTGGAGGAGTGCAGGGGACTTGTGCCTCCAAGAGCAGCAGAACCCATCTGCTGGGCCAGCAGCATGGCTCTGTCTGGCAGTTTGTTGGGATCTGAGCAGGCCTGCTGCCACACTGGGATCTTCTGGGTCAAAAGGTCTTTTCCCTGAGAGAACACAGACAAGGAGGTGGAAACAAatacagagggaaaaaaaagcaagattaGAAGAAGATAGGCTCAATGTAAATACCAGAGAAGGCATTTTTATTCAGTACTATCCTTTCATATCCAGTCCATAtaaatgtttctctgtgtgtatCCTTGACCACTGCCCTTTGTGCAGCTTTGATGATGTGCTGCGTGGGTAAAGCAGACCATCACACAGCCAAGCTGCCCACTGCAGTATTTCCCAGCCTGTGGACACAGCTGTTCTTTTTTACTAAAGCAGAAAttctgtttaatgtttaacaGAAAAGAGAATATACAAATAACACACACAAGAACAAAATTGGCTTTGTGCTTTCACATACGATGAGATTAAACTCCCATATCCCTGGTAACACAGATATCTTGCACATAAGGAACTCTCTGGGAGCGTGTTCATAAGTTTGGTGAAGGTGAACACTTCCCACACACACCCCCATGCTGATTAATGACTAGACTTCATGTTGggaaaggggaggaaaaaaaaaaaaatgtggtcgACACACACCGTCCTCCTGCAGCCACATCTTCAGGCTGGCAGCTCTCACCCACCCATAATCCCAGGTGACTGATGCACTCCATTACCCGTGGATTTAAAATTGCTGAGGAACAGAGAGGCATGCATTTGAAGCATGCACACCCACACAATAACAAGAATACatatcactgcaaaaactgaaatcttagtaagattaaatatcttaaattaaggagatttttcttgttttctttctgaNNNNNNNNNNNNNNNNNNNNNNNNNNNNNNNNNNNNNNNNNNNNNNNNNNNNNNNNNNNNNNNNNNNNNNNNNNNNNNNNNNNNNNNNNNNNNNNNNNNNNNNNNNNNNNNNNNNNNNNNNNNNNNNNNNNNNNNNNNNNNNNNNNNNNNNNNNNNNNNNNNNNNNNNNNNNNNNNNNNNNNNNNNNNNNNNNNNNNNNNNNNNNNNNNNNNNNNNNNNNNNNNNNNNNNNNNNNNNNNNNNNNNNNNNNNNNNNNNNNNNNNNNNNNNNNNNNNNNNNNNNNNNNNNNNNNNNNNNNNNNNNNNNNNNNNNNNNNNNNNNNNNNNNNNNNNNNNNNNNNNNNNNNNNNNNNNNNNNNNNNNNNNNNNNNNNNNNNNNNNNNNNNNNNNNNNNNNNNNNNNNNNNNNNNNNNNNNNNNNNNNNNNNNNNNNNNNNNNNNNNNNNNNNNNNNNNNNNNNNNNNNNNNNNNNNNNNNNNNNNNNNNNNNNNNNNNNNNNNNNNNNNNNNNNNNNNNNNNNNNNNNNNNNNNNNNNNNNNNNNNNNNNNNNNNNNNNNNNNNNNNNNNNNNNNNNNNNNNNNNNNNNNNNNNNNNNNNNNNNNNNNNNNNNNNNNNNNNNNNNNNNNNNNNNNNNNNNNNNNNNNNNNNNNNNNNNNNNNNNNNNNNNNNNNNNNNNNNNNNNNNNNNNNNNNNNNNNNNNNNNNNNNNNNNNNNNNNNNNNNNNNNNNNNNNNNNNNNNNNNNNNNNNNNNNNNNNNNNNNNNNNNNNNNNNNNNNNNNNNNNNNNNNNNNNNNNNNNNNNNNNNNNNNNNNNNNNNNNNNNNNNNNNNNNNNNNNNNNNNNNNNNNNNNNNNNNNNNNNNNNNNNNNNNNNNNNNNNNNNNNNNNNNNNNNNNNNNNNNNNNNNNNNNNNNNNNNNNNNNNNNNNNNNNNNNNNNNNNNNNNNNNNNNNNNNNNNNNNNNNNNNNNNNNNNNNNNNNNNNNNNNNNNNNNNNNNNNNNNNNNNNNNNNNNNNNNNNNNNNNNNNNNNNNNNNNNNNNNNNNNNNNNNNNNNNNNNNNNNNNNNNNNNNNNNNNNNNNNNNNNNNNNNNNNNNNNNNNNNNNNNNNNNNNNNNNNNNNNNNNNNNNNNNNNNNNNNNNNNNNNNNNNNNNNNNNNNNNNNNNNNNNNNNNNNNNNNNNNNNNNNNNNNNNNNNNNNNNNNNNNNNNNNNNNNNNNNNNNNNNNNNNNNNNNNNNNNNNNNNNNNNNNNNNNNNNNNNNNNNNNNNNNNNNNNNNNNNNNNNNNNNNNNNNNNNNNNNNNNNNNNNNNNNNNNNNNNNNNNNNNNNNNNNNNNNNNNNNNNNNNNNNNNNNNNNNNNNNNNNNNNNNNNNNNNNNNNNNNNNNNNNNNNNNNNNNNNNNNNNNNNNNNNNNNNNNNNNNNNNNNNNNNNNNNNNNNNNNNNNNNNNNNNNNNNNNNNNNNNNNNNNNNNNNNNNNNNNNNNNNNNNNNNNNNNNNNNNNNNNNNNNNNNNNNNNNNNNNNNNNNNNNNNNNNNNNNNNNNNNNNNNNNNNNNNNNNNNNNNNNNNNNNNNNNNNNNNNNNNNNNNNNNNNNNNNNNNNNNNNNNNNNNNNNNNNNNNNNNNNNNNNNNNNNNNNNNNNNNNNNNNNNNNNNNNNNNNNNNNNNNNNNNNNNNNNNNNNNNNNNNNNNNNNNNNNNNNNNNNNNNNNNNNNNNNNNNNNNNNNNNNNNNNNNNNNNNNNNNNNNNNNNNNNNNNNNNNNNNNNNNNNNNNNNNNNNNNNNNNNNNNNNNNNNNNNNNNNNNNNNNNNNNNNNNNNNNNNNNNNNNNNNNNNNNNNNNNNNNNNNNNNNNNNNNNNNNNNNNNNNNNNNNNNNNNNNNNNNNNNNNNNNNNNNNNNNNNNNNNNNNNNNNNNNNNNNNNNNNNNNNNNNNNNNNNNNNNNNNNNNNNNNNNNNNNNNNNNNNNNNNNNNNNNNNNNNNNNNNNNNNNNNNNNNNNNNNNNNNNNNNNNNNNNNNNNNNNNNNNNNNNNNNNNNNNNNNNNNNNNNNNNNNNNNNNNNNNNNNNNNNNNNNNNNNNNNNNNNNNNNNNNNNNNNNNNNNNNNNNNNNNNNNNNNNNNNNNNNNNNNNNNNNNNNNNNNNNNNNNNNNNNNNNNNNNNNNNNNNNNNNNNNNNNNNNNNNNNNNNNNNNNNNNNNNNNNNNNNNNNNNNNNNNNNNNNNNNNNNNNNNNNNNNNNNNNNNNNNNNNNNNNNNNNNNNNNNNNNNNNNNNNNNNNNNNNNNNNNNNNNNNNNNNNNNNNNNNNNNNNNNNNNNNNNNNNNNNNNNNNNNNNNNNNNNNNNNNNNNNNNNNNNNNNNNNNNNNNNNNNNNNNNNNNNNNNNNNNNNNNNNNNNNNNNNNNNNNNNNNNNNNNNNNNNNNNNNNNNNNNNNNNNNNNNNNNNNNNNNNNNNNNNNNNNNNNNNNNNNNNNNNNNNNNNNNNNNNNNNNNNNNNNNNNNNNNNNNNNNNNNNNNNNNNNNNNNNNNNNNNNNNNNNNNNNNNNNNNNNNNNNNNNNNNNNNNNNNNNNNNNNNNNNNNNNNNNNNNNNNNNNNNNNNNNNNNNNNNNNNNNNNNNNNNNNNNNNNNNNNNNNNNNNNNNNNNNNNNNNNNNNNNNNNNNNNNNNNNNNNNNNNNNNNNNNNNNNNNNNNNNNNNNNNNNNNNNNNNNNNNNNNNNNNNNNNNNNNNNNNNNNNNNNNNNNNNNNNNNNNNNNNNNNNNNNNNNNNNNNNNNNNNNNNNNNNNNNNNNNNNNNNNNNNNNNNNNNNNNNNNNNNNNNNNNNNNNNNNNNNNNNNNNNNNNNNNNNNNNNNNNNNNNNNNNNNNNNNNNNNNNNNNNNNNNNNNNNNNNNNNNNNNNNNNNNNNNNNNNNNNNNNNNNNNNNNNNNNNNNNNNNNNNNNNNNNNNNNNNNNNNNNNNNNNNNNNNNNNNNNNNNNNNNNNNNNNNNNNNNNNNNNNNNNNNNNNNNNNNNNNNNNNNNNNNNNNNNNNNNNNNNNNNNNNNNNNNNNNNNNNNNNNNNNNNNNNNNNNNNNNNNNNNNNNNNNNNNNNNNNNNNNNNNNNNNNNNNNNNNNNNNNNNNNNNNNNNNNNNNNNNNNNNNNNNNNNNNNNNNNNNNNNNNNNNNNNNNNNNNNNNNNNNNNNNNNNNNNNNNNNNNNNNNNNNNNNNNNNNNNNNNNNNNNNNNNgataatttttcttattttaagaaaattataccctatttttgtacttttttttcttgtttttgaaaggggactttttgcagtgtaaatggATTACATTCTTCTTCAACAATACCTTATTTGTCTGGGTCGTAAAACGAGGAAGTAAATTCGTTAGAATTTCAGTGCTCTTTGCTTCAAATATCAgcattaatgtaaaaatgataaacacGGATGAAAACAACGGGAGTGTACAGGTAGTAGATTTAGTCCAGCCCGTAAGATAGTCATTTTTCATCCTAAATAGTTTTGAAAAACCATTCAAAACAAACGCACaatctttattgtattttatagaGACTTTATGTAATTAAAAGTACTTCAACTGACCACTGGAAGTTTATATGGTTTTCACAATTTCCTGACCAAACCAATATTGTAGCTCTAGCTGCAGGTGTAGGGTTGTTGTTGTGCTGGAGGGTGAATCTTTGCCCTACTCTTTTGCAGTTTCTAATAGCTTTCTTGCAGACTGGCCCTGAATTTAGCTCCATCAATCTTCTCCAACTCTTACCAGCTTACCTGtccctgttgaagaaaagcatccctaCAGCAAGATGCTGACACAGTCATATTTTGCTGAGAAAAGTGTGCTTAAGGTGACATGCTCTGTTAGATATCTGCCTCAAACAGCATTCTCAAGAGATTTGCTTAACCTCATCTGACCAGTCATCTTGGTCCATGTGTTCTCTATATTCCCTTATTGATGaatgcaaaactgaaaatattcattctaatggatttctttcaacaataGCTTCCCAGCAGGGAAAGAGaggcaacagcagcaaaaaaggGATAATGattaaaattttctttgttGCCTGCTTATTTATCATCcacatgtgtttgtttatttggatcCCCCATTATTCGTTACCGTAACAATGGCTACTCTTCCTGGGGTCCacatataatataaatattgaattattcaTTCTATTTGTTCTCAAATCCATTTCCTAGAGAATTTTACAGGAAAATTAGATCAAACAGGCAGAAACTTAAATTGTGAATTTCTTCAGTTAACTTAGGTCccaaatttacaaataaattgcCAAAGCCATTAACCGCATCGTTCATGTCATTCGCAGTCTTATCCTTATCAAAACACTCCGCATAATTTGttccatttaccatttttaattatctcatttaacattttccacattcatTGGAtggaaaacaatgtaaaatagCAACAGTGATGCATTAATTTAAACCAATTTAGATGAGGGCATCGGCACCTCCGTTTCGGTACGctgaaaaaatgtgtaaattacgtgtggaaaaagttcagaatTTGTTCTTTTCATTCTCTATCATAAATGACTCGCttctaaatggaaatgaaaccGAATGAAATCAAGGTTTAAGGAGCATTTTGACTTACCTTTCCATGGTAGGCGCTGCTGTTTTTGGCCACAGCACACTGCCGGTCCACAAGGAAGCAGTATCTGCGGCGTTCCTCTGACAAGGCCGTCTTGTAGCCCTCAGCTATGAAGGTGTCTAGCTCTGTCTGCTTATTGCTAATGGTCTCCACAAACTGAAGGGGAACACACAGTAACATGCAGGCATTAGCATCATTTGCTTTCGTATTCAGGTCTTGCTCGTTTATTCTTTTGGCTTTGTTagcactttgttgtttttttaaaggtgctTAAAATGGCTTATAAATCCATGTATTTGCCRTGACTGTTTTcaatcataaataaatgaataaaagtctGMAGCAGCTATGRAAAttcattttgtgaatttgttcAGCCGGCTTTTCCAAGCcattaaacaaacacatttacaaagACCAATCGTCTGGTGTGTGGAGGGTGCAGATAAGaggaaatgtcaaaaaatgctgaataaagaataaatttgAGTGTTGTCAAACTGTATTTACTTCATTTAAAGTAGCTGCTCATCTCAGAATCTTCaacagaaatgaacattttaagtaCRTCACTCTGCATGCCATTTTCTATACaggtttcactttttgaactgaataaCTGAGATCAATTAACTTGTGTAGCAATCTCTACAGATGCACTTGTGGGTGGTGTGTTGATGTCTGCACAGGATAATAAAGtaaatgattcattttgtcttgGGGCAGGCCCAAAAACTATAGACAACATTTCAGGTTCACTGACTATTAACATAACCAAGCATAGCGAAAAAAGGGTGTGCACAAGAACATGGCCCTGAACAAAACATACATATTCCAGACACAAAGAACAGGAATAAATTACTGATATTTGAGACAGACGCTCTTCCCATATATTCATGTCTGACACACAAGCTGTGCATGACGTGGTGCTCTAAGCTGGATAGCCAATTAAGCACAAAGAGAAAGGGAcagaagaatttaaaaaacttcaCCATATTAACtaaatttatcaaaataactagaggtgtgccgatcgatccgtcaccgatcataatcggccgattttYgtgaaaaagtgcatgatcggtgatcggcgatcattggctcttgttgccgataccgatcacctgcatctcatcaTTTCGCatcctgtctgtgcagctgatctcctctttccttcacactgcgcaagcgcgcagcaacaaatcctaagcgatgtggaactataacgcactgagtgaatggggaagtttgcgtgttgcggcggaaaattgaagcacRtcaaaatgcatcaacacaacgaagcagccactcagaactagcagtaatcagctagccgccatgctatcagSaagttttcattcagtaactctggattgtttattgtaatggaacctgtatttgcctatgaatgttaagttttatacttgaatttttttggcaatgttgagaggttttattttgctctttgcattatttagcctcttcagagccttcatatgttatcagtatgttaaagatagtattaccaatagcagtacaatttgcagaatgcctgttttgtttagttttcttcttggaaaaagttattaaaaacaagtttttgtctaaattaaggtgaattcatggtttctttttttttcacataatgtaaTCGGTagtgtttataaaaaataataataataattatgtgatcggtatcggtgatcggccctcatgggtgatcggtatcggtatcggcaggaaaaacctgatcggcacatctctaaaaataacaaatgtacaTATAAGGTTCCTGTCAGGAGTTTRCATATCACCAGGTCAGTTGTAgattctgcatttaaaaataggTCAAGTAAGTTCCGATTGATSAATTTATAACCATATGTTAACATGAGTGATCATGTTGGTGAAGTGTAATAAATATATGCAATCCAAACAagatttttcaatattttgattAAGTTTTGAAAGTTAAGATTTTTTYctgtttttaaagaaaaatgtgtgtgtgacccCAGTCCAAGTGTCGTTTCATTTAGTGACCAGCAGGGCACACTCTTTCCCACTTTTAAGCAACCCAGAGTTGGGTCTTTCATCAGCCAAGTGGTGGTGAGAATCTTCTAATTCCAGATGACACTAATTCAACCATTTTGAGTGGAAGATGCtgcttgtttttcctcaaaAGAAAGCTGCTATAGTTAAGGTCTTTGGACACCATCAGCCGTCAAATGAAGTGAGATAGATAAAATCATGAATAAAAAYAATCATATCTTTGTgctttttctaacttttaattgcatttctgtGCCAAAGAAAGCAGAAGTGTGCAACTYTTTGTGTTACACTTCTACTGCATCGTCTTATAACACATTATCATGTCTGAGTGATTTTTTTGATAGACTTAGCACAAAGGCTAAAAAATGGCRTCCTAGACAGATTCAAGCTGGTTTAATTAGTGGTTACAGttctttaataaatgtttggttaaaaYatgtttggttaaaacatgagCATCACGTCAGCAAGAGTGGTTTATATGGCTGCCAAAATATACTAAGAGGTGGAAAGAAGACTTCCATTCCTTCTAATCGTCTCCAAGAACAAAAGGATAGTGATTTTGTTGTGGAATGGCTCATAGTCTATGCAGTAGCTgcaaagagaataaaaagagagggagaaagatgGAAGGGCACATTATGGTAAAGGAGGTTTGGGAAAATACATCTGGATGCAACACCTACATGCATTTGTGAACYGGTTCTTGGAAACATCAGAGAAGTTGTCCACTGCAAGGACCCTTTAAAAGATCACAGTCGAAGCAACTGCCCCTCTGTCTCTCTGGTGGAGTGACCCTTTTCGTATTTGCAGTCTGTGACTCACAAGCTGCTAGCCGCTGAAACACCTCTAACCAGAGCTAATAGGAGCGGCTCAGGCAGTGTGTGCTCGCCTTTTGTCAAATCAACATGGCCCCATTCTCCAGCCATTCAAAAGGTCACGAAAGTAACCCAAGACAATGAGTGCAGTGGGAAAAGCACATGCAGACACCTGGCACCATTATTTCCCAGTGACCTCAAGTTACAATACATCAAGGCAAGGATGACTTGTTCTGCGCAGGTCATGGATAGAAACGAAAACCGCGACATGTCAGTGMRGCGTCAACACCCAGGCTTTAAGTAGTCAGTGTTACAGGTTTTTCTTTGCATGTCTCATTACGTCGACATATTMAGGACGAAATCCCAACACTTCAGCACTTCATTACKCTGCACTCCCAACACATTTTCCAATAATTACAGCCACTGGGATGGAGGCTCTCAAAGCATTTCAAAAGTGAAGAGTACACCTGGGctcacaacaacaacactgcAGAATGCTGTATTTTCAAAGCATCGTCCAGCTCTGTTTTAAGCTACTTAGAACTTCCATTTTGTTCTGGTGCTACATGAGCACTACTCTTtcgaataaacaaaaaaatacacttgAGACATCTAAATGCAAAAACACCTCGAGTATATTCTCATTGCTTTAATGCAAGCACCCTAAAAAAACTATACTGTGGATGTGCAAGTTTATACATGCCACATATCAGAAACTgttatattttgtgaagaaaggtACAGCTGgtcaaacatcagttttatgAAAGGAATTCTTAGCTTGGAGtttcgtctctctctctccccgttTCAtcttaataaaatcatttgcaGCACAAAAGAGTTTATCTTGATAGAATCCCTTTATATAGTTCCTTAGTACTCTACATTGTCtacataatgaaataatttgcatttCATCAGACTTCACCTATTGATGGTGCTTTGGAAGTGTTTAAAGGCAAGAAAGATCAGAAGACGGGGAGAGACAAAAAGACGATGATAGTCTCCTTATTGTTGTCAGTCTCTTTTCACTGCTAGACTGCACCAAGACACCAACTAGTAAAAAAAGTAGTCTCTCTCATCTTCCAAAGCATCACAAATGTGGTGGAGGAGGATGAAATACTGCCCTCATCTCTGCAGCATTTACTCGTCTTTTTCTTGCCTGCCTCCTGCTGATTTTCTATCCACACAAATTAAACCATCCAATCTGTCACAAGACTGAACTATTTTTCAAGGTGGACACTTGTAATTGTGAAGCACAGGTCTTGTGGGAGTGCAGGGCTCTCGCTCTCTTATTTGCGAGCTTTGCTTCTTGTGGGCTCAGGCACCAACGAGTTGACTTTTCTCTCACACG
It encodes the following:
- the LOC103468820 gene encoding brain-specific angiogenesis inhibitor 1-associated protein 2-like isoform X2 is translated as MVLAEDFTMSRTDEVHRLTENVYKTIMEQFNPCLRNFVAMGKNYEKALANVTFAAKGYFDALVRMGELASESQGSKDLGDVLFQMAEVHRQIQVQLEEMLKCFHNELLSELEKKVDLDARYLTAALKKYQLEHKSKGESLEKCQGELKKLRRKSQGSKNPSKYGEKEMQFVETISNKQTELDTFIAEGYKTALSEERRRYCFLVDRQCAVAKNSSAYHGKGKDLLTQKIPVWQQACSDPNKLPDRAMLLAQQMGSAALGGTSPLHSSKSNLVISDPIPGAQPLPVPPELAVFMGSGLGHPARLMGPDGMSMVNGTTGVHGEEYWTDGGAMSVSQVRPASPQTQAQSQSQVQPQRQVSDVYSNTLPVRRPAPAKNKNPVGETRTLPRSSSMAAGLEKNGRSRVQAIFSHAAGDNSTLLSFSEGDVITLLVPEARDGWHYGENEKNKMRGWFPFSYTRVLPESDGDKLKVNSSLHHGKSSSTGNLLESDASLPTPDYGLTARLLAQSLAQTRPRPYSMAGFAPQPAIEDYDSRFATSDRSLELFLRPNFSDDRSAPIYY
- the LOC103468820 gene encoding brain-specific angiogenesis inhibitor 1-associated protein 2-like isoform X5; this translates as MVLAEDFTMSRTDEVHRLTENVYKTIMEQFNPCLRNFVAMGKNYEKALANVTFAAKGYFDALVRMGELASESQGSKDLGDVLFQMAEVHRQIQVQLEEMLKCFHNELLSELEKKVDLDARYLTAALKKYQLEHKSKGESLEKCQGELKKLRRKSQGSKNPSKYGEKEMQFVETISNKQTELDTFIAEGYKTALSEERRRYCFLVDRQCAVAKNSSAYHGKGKDLLTQKIPVWQQACSDPNKLPDRAMLLAQQMGSAALGGTSPLHSSKSNLVISDPIPGAQPLPVPPELAVFMGSGLGHPARLMGPDGMSMVNGTTGVHGEEYWTDGGAMSVSQVRPASPQTQAQSQSQVQPQRQVSDVYSNTLPVRRPAPAKNKNPVGETRTLPRSSSMAAGLEKNGRSRVQAIFSHAAGDNSTLLSFSEGDVITLLVPEARDGWHYGENEKNKMRGWFPFSYTRVLPESDGDKLKVNSSLHHGKSSSTGNLLESDASLPTPDYGLTARLLAQSLAQTRPRPYSMAGFAPQPAIEDYDSRFATSLGPELSRF